From one Liolophura sinensis isolate JHLJ2023 chromosome 10, CUHK_Ljap_v2, whole genome shotgun sequence genomic stretch:
- the LOC135476114 gene encoding hillarin-like isoform X1: MRADVEDNLTAPSVSCQDPCFRCQTRVYPVEKVDVGVLFHRRCFRCRDCRLQLSLRTFHWSPGRVQDIFCAVHLPKLVGTIDEQAMGIRSALNAPRRAGMPNEQIRGSVHNPGWQYDADALEFAHHRELVSRAKRKHSMGTYKDFEMLGVFDAQNELEQKQKEEEDILYQQLREQREIEIKRLEEQLKVERDKTVKKVSREYERKSSESDARSAQAQSLEEERRRIEQEYNDKREARLRRLLASLSLEEKTSVAKLVEKHSQEMLLMIAERLMTIQEEKEGHDIEADDDGLLDLSQPPEVSPPEVKKSQMFSSPKVFDKVDNNAIQTAKQDHSTFTSLVKDLTRDCTSDLEKVRALFLWITLKDLNKLDMKETVHPDSPMGLLRGIKCGTESYHDLFKRLCSYAGLFCEIIQGYSKGAGYKPGMRMDSPRFRNCWTAVCIDGCWQFINSNWGARHVKGHLKSDLDDPSELHYKCDEFYFVTDPENHIYQHFPDDPKWQLLECPISMADFINLPVVKSPFFSLGLQFATHYDSLLETRNGAVEIELVAVKLTEFGHLLDPKDKTENRKSAEGRVFVRQIGQRVIFTVAPPYVGRFYFTVYAKEDWVSESLQSACSFQIRCTARDRVRQAHYPKVPSFGPMPSIEAYGILPKSHSDPFVQFTGEDLFIEFALTRNLKVSGMLEYYFPGQSERHEDCKRGVFLHYKSKDDVVFCIRCPKVGMYVFSIFGGDNNETNGADDNSRTNECLFKYLIEAKTASKLQTGLPRACHRWHECRLISPFHGTLSRDNKIMFRLLAPLALDIAVMIADVWFHLKKNKDDVWEGHVYTGKTSNTKVKVYAKLQKDRSRFSPLVEFIVS, from the exons ATGCGTGCAGATGTCGAGGACAATTTGACGGCGCCTTCGGTTTCATGCCAGGACCCGTGTTTCCGTTGTCAGACGCGTGTCTACCCTGTGGAGAAAGTAGACGTCGGGGTGCTCTTTCACCGGAGATGTTTCCGATGCCGAGACTGTCGCCTGCAGCTCTCCCTTCGTACGTTCCACTGGAGCCCGGGCAGAGTACAGGATATCTTCTGCGCTGTGCACCTGCCGAAGTTAGTAGGGACAATAGACGAGCAGGCGATGGGCATCCGATCAGCGTTGAACGCCCCGAGGCGGGCGGGCATGCCGAACGAACAG ATTAGGGGCAGTGTCCACAATCCGGGCTGGCAGTACGACGCTGATGCTTTGGAGTTCGCTCACCACCGTGAGCTAGTGTCCAGGGCCAAGCGAAAACACTCAATGGGGACGTACAAG GATTTCGAAATGCTCGGCGTTTTCGATGCTCAAAATGAGCTggaacaaaaacagaaagaagaAGAGGATATACTATATCAGCAACTACGTGAGCAACGGGAGATAGAGATCAAAAGATTGGAAGAGCAGTTAAAGGTGGAAAGGGACAAAACCGTGAAGAAGGTTTCCAGGGAATATGAGAGGAAGAGCAGTGAGTCAGACGCCCGCAGTGCACAAGCGCAGAGCCTTGAGGAAGAGCGACGGAGAATTGAACAGGAGTATAACGACAAGCGAGAGGCCCGCCTGCGTCGACTGCTGGCCAGCTTGTCACTAGAGGAGAAAACTAGCGTGGCGAAATTGGTGGAGAAACACAGTCAGGAAATGTTACTGATGATCGCTGAACGTCTGATGACAATACAG GAAGAAAAAGAGGGTCACGATATAGAAGCAGACGACGATGGACTCTTGGACTTGTCACAACCCCCAGAGGTCTCACCACCAGAAGTCAAAAAGTCCCAGATGTTTTCTAGTCCAAAGGTGTTTGATAAGGTGGACAACAATGCCATACAA ACGGCTAAGCAAGACCACTCCACCTTTACCTCCCTGGTGAAAGATCTTACCAGAGACTGCACCTCAGACTTGGAAAAAGTGAG AGCGCTATTTCTGTGGATTACCCTCAAGGACTTGAATAAGTTGGACATGAAAGAAACCGTCCACCCAGATTCGCCAATGGGATTGCTGCGAGGCATTAAATGCGGAACTGAGAGTTACCATGACTTATTCAAACGGCTGTGCAG TTACGCCGGGTTGTTCTGTGAGATCATTCAGGGATATTCCAAAGGAGCGGGATACAAGCCTGGGATGCGCATGGATAGCCCAAGATTCCGGAATTGCTGGACAGCTGTCTGCATTGATGGGTGTTGGCAGTTTATCAACTCTAACTGGGGTGCCAGACATGTCAAAGGACACCTGAAGAGCGATCTGGACGATCCGTCCGAACTGCATTATAAATGTGATGAGTTCTACTTTGTGACTGATCCCGAAAATCATATTTACCAGCACTTTCCTGACGATCCAAAATGGCAACTTTTGGAATGTCCAATATCCATGGCGGATTTCATCAATCTTCCCGTGGTTAAATCCCCGTTTTTCTCGTTAGGACTTCAGTTTGCAACACACTACGATTCGTTGCTTGAAACGCGCAATGGTGCCGTCGAAATAGAATTAGTGGCCGTGAAACTGACAGAATTTGGTCACCTTCTAGACCCAAAGGACAAAACCGAAAACCGGAAGTCTGCAGAAGGTCGTGTGTTTGTTCGCCAAATTGGTCAGAGAGTAATTTTCACTGTTGCACCACCCTATGTAGGAAGGTTTTACTTCACTGTCTACGCTAAAGAGGACTGGGTCTCTGAATCCCTCCAAAGTGCCTGCTCCTTCCAGATCCGATGCACGGCGAGAGACAGGGTAAGGCAAGCACACTATCCAAAAGTGCCTTCGTTCGGGCCGATGCCTAGCATTGAAGCCTATGGAATATTGCCGAAATCCCATTCAGATCCCTTTGTACAATTTACTGGGGAAGATTTGTTCATCGAGTTTGCCTTAACGAGAAACTTAAAAGTGTCCGGCATGTTGGAGTACTATTTTCCCGGGCAATCGGAGCGCCACGAGGACTGCAAGAGAGGTGTATTTTTACATTACAAGAGCAAAGACGATGTGGTGTTTTGCATACGCTGTCCAAAAGTTGGAATGTACGTGTTTTCCATATTTGGTGGTGATAACAACGAAACCAATGGTGCCGATGACAACAGCAGGACAAACGAGTGCCTATTTAAATATCTCATAGAAGCTAAGACAGCTTCCAAGCTACAGACAGGCCTCCCAAGGGCTTGTCACCGCTGGCACGAGTGTCGCCTTATCTCGCCGTTTCACGGGACATTGTCACGTGACAACAAGATCATGTTTCGACTCCTGGCGCCGTTGGCGTTAGACATTGCTGTTATGATAGCAGATGTGTGGTTTCACttgaaaaagaacaaagacGATGTGTGGGAAGGGCATGTGTACACAGGAAAAACCAGCAATACAAAAGTAAAAGTTTATGCCAAGTTACAGAAAGACAGGTCACGCTTCTCTCCCCTGGTGGAGTTTATTGTCTCTTGA
- the LOC135476114 gene encoding hillarin-like isoform X2, producing the protein MGTYKDFEMLGVFDAQNELEQKQKEEEDILYQQLREQREIEIKRLEEQLKVERDKTVKKVSREYERKSSESDARSAQAQSLEEERRRIEQEYNDKREARLRRLLASLSLEEKTSVAKLVEKHSQEMLLMIAERLMTIQEEKEGHDIEADDDGLLDLSQPPEVSPPEVKKSQMFSSPKVFDKVDNNAIQTAKQDHSTFTSLVKDLTRDCTSDLEKVRALFLWITLKDLNKLDMKETVHPDSPMGLLRGIKCGTESYHDLFKRLCSYAGLFCEIIQGYSKGAGYKPGMRMDSPRFRNCWTAVCIDGCWQFINSNWGARHVKGHLKSDLDDPSELHYKCDEFYFVTDPENHIYQHFPDDPKWQLLECPISMADFINLPVVKSPFFSLGLQFATHYDSLLETRNGAVEIELVAVKLTEFGHLLDPKDKTENRKSAEGRVFVRQIGQRVIFTVAPPYVGRFYFTVYAKEDWVSESLQSACSFQIRCTARDRVRQAHYPKVPSFGPMPSIEAYGILPKSHSDPFVQFTGEDLFIEFALTRNLKVSGMLEYYFPGQSERHEDCKRGVFLHYKSKDDVVFCIRCPKVGMYVFSIFGGDNNETNGADDNSRTNECLFKYLIEAKTASKLQTGLPRACHRWHECRLISPFHGTLSRDNKIMFRLLAPLALDIAVMIADVWFHLKKNKDDVWEGHVYTGKTSNTKVKVYAKLQKDRSRFSPLVEFIVS; encoded by the exons ATGGGGACGTACAAG GATTTCGAAATGCTCGGCGTTTTCGATGCTCAAAATGAGCTggaacaaaaacagaaagaagaAGAGGATATACTATATCAGCAACTACGTGAGCAACGGGAGATAGAGATCAAAAGATTGGAAGAGCAGTTAAAGGTGGAAAGGGACAAAACCGTGAAGAAGGTTTCCAGGGAATATGAGAGGAAGAGCAGTGAGTCAGACGCCCGCAGTGCACAAGCGCAGAGCCTTGAGGAAGAGCGACGGAGAATTGAACAGGAGTATAACGACAAGCGAGAGGCCCGCCTGCGTCGACTGCTGGCCAGCTTGTCACTAGAGGAGAAAACTAGCGTGGCGAAATTGGTGGAGAAACACAGTCAGGAAATGTTACTGATGATCGCTGAACGTCTGATGACAATACAG GAAGAAAAAGAGGGTCACGATATAGAAGCAGACGACGATGGACTCTTGGACTTGTCACAACCCCCAGAGGTCTCACCACCAGAAGTCAAAAAGTCCCAGATGTTTTCTAGTCCAAAGGTGTTTGATAAGGTGGACAACAATGCCATACAA ACGGCTAAGCAAGACCACTCCACCTTTACCTCCCTGGTGAAAGATCTTACCAGAGACTGCACCTCAGACTTGGAAAAAGTGAG AGCGCTATTTCTGTGGATTACCCTCAAGGACTTGAATAAGTTGGACATGAAAGAAACCGTCCACCCAGATTCGCCAATGGGATTGCTGCGAGGCATTAAATGCGGAACTGAGAGTTACCATGACTTATTCAAACGGCTGTGCAG TTACGCCGGGTTGTTCTGTGAGATCATTCAGGGATATTCCAAAGGAGCGGGATACAAGCCTGGGATGCGCATGGATAGCCCAAGATTCCGGAATTGCTGGACAGCTGTCTGCATTGATGGGTGTTGGCAGTTTATCAACTCTAACTGGGGTGCCAGACATGTCAAAGGACACCTGAAGAGCGATCTGGACGATCCGTCCGAACTGCATTATAAATGTGATGAGTTCTACTTTGTGACTGATCCCGAAAATCATATTTACCAGCACTTTCCTGACGATCCAAAATGGCAACTTTTGGAATGTCCAATATCCATGGCGGATTTCATCAATCTTCCCGTGGTTAAATCCCCGTTTTTCTCGTTAGGACTTCAGTTTGCAACACACTACGATTCGTTGCTTGAAACGCGCAATGGTGCCGTCGAAATAGAATTAGTGGCCGTGAAACTGACAGAATTTGGTCACCTTCTAGACCCAAAGGACAAAACCGAAAACCGGAAGTCTGCAGAAGGTCGTGTGTTTGTTCGCCAAATTGGTCAGAGAGTAATTTTCACTGTTGCACCACCCTATGTAGGAAGGTTTTACTTCACTGTCTACGCTAAAGAGGACTGGGTCTCTGAATCCCTCCAAAGTGCCTGCTCCTTCCAGATCCGATGCACGGCGAGAGACAGGGTAAGGCAAGCACACTATCCAAAAGTGCCTTCGTTCGGGCCGATGCCTAGCATTGAAGCCTATGGAATATTGCCGAAATCCCATTCAGATCCCTTTGTACAATTTACTGGGGAAGATTTGTTCATCGAGTTTGCCTTAACGAGAAACTTAAAAGTGTCCGGCATGTTGGAGTACTATTTTCCCGGGCAATCGGAGCGCCACGAGGACTGCAAGAGAGGTGTATTTTTACATTACAAGAGCAAAGACGATGTGGTGTTTTGCATACGCTGTCCAAAAGTTGGAATGTACGTGTTTTCCATATTTGGTGGTGATAACAACGAAACCAATGGTGCCGATGACAACAGCAGGACAAACGAGTGCCTATTTAAATATCTCATAGAAGCTAAGACAGCTTCCAAGCTACAGACAGGCCTCCCAAGGGCTTGTCACCGCTGGCACGAGTGTCGCCTTATCTCGCCGTTTCACGGGACATTGTCACGTGACAACAAGATCATGTTTCGACTCCTGGCGCCGTTGGCGTTAGACATTGCTGTTATGATAGCAGATGTGTGGTTTCACttgaaaaagaacaaagacGATGTGTGGGAAGGGCATGTGTACACAGGAAAAACCAGCAATACAAAAGTAAAAGTTTATGCCAAGTTACAGAAAGACAGGTCACGCTTCTCTCCCCTGGTGGAGTTTATTGTCTCTTGA